TTGCAGTTCGGTTTCATAGGTCAGGATGCGTTTGAACAGGGTGCCAGAACCTTTGGCCTGCAGCAGATAGTGGATACAGCCGTCGACGGCCAGCGAAGTGAACGCGGTCTTGAACTCCCTCGGCCGCAGCGCAACCTGCACCCGATAGCTCATGGGAACACGCACACCCAGCAGGTCGATGGTTTCGGTAAAACGGTGGCCGCTGGGTAATGAGCCGGTGATGCCGGTGTCGGCGCCCAGGGATGTCGGATGCCATTCATGCCAGCGATCCGGTTGGGTGACGTAATCGTAAACGGACTCGATCGAGGCCTGGATATAGCGTTCCTGACAAATGTGTTGAGTGCGGATCGGGTGCTCAACTGCGTGCATGACACACCTCCTGTGTGGCGGGACTAAGCACAACGAACTGTCAGAATAGCCGGGCTCCCGCGCATTGCACGGGAGCGTCCGGGCTATTTTTTTCAACGCACCTTGAAGCGGCCCATCAAAGCAATTACCCGGCCATTCGCATCCAGCAGGCTCTGGGTGTTGTGTTCTGTGGCGTGGCCGCTTTGCACCAGCTCTTCGACCATGTGACGGATGTGCACCATGCTGCGGTTGATTTCCTCGGTCACTGCGCTTTGCTGTTCGGCGGCGGTGGCGATCTGGGTGCTGAGGTTGTTGATGTGGCTGACGGAGCCGGCCATTTCGTCCAACCCGGTGTTCACCCGGGCCGTGGCATCGGCCGCAGACTGGCAACTGGCTTGAGTGGCTTCCATGGCCGTCACCGAGGAACTCACGCCGGTGGTCAGTCGCGCGAGCATTTCGTTGATCTGCGAGGTGCTGGCCTGAGTACGGGCGGCGAGGGCGCGCACTTCGTCGGCCACCACCGCAAAACCCCGACCCTGTTCGCCGGCCCGGGCGGCTTCGATGGCCGCATTGAGCGCCAGCAGGTTGGTCTGGCCGGCGATGGCACCGATCACCCCGAGGGTTTCGGTGATGCGCGCGGCGTCCTGGCGCATGTTTTCCACGGTGTGGGTGGCGCTGGAGACTTCACCGATCAACGCGCTGACGCTGCGGGAAGCTTCGCCCACCACCACTCGCGAACGGTCAGCGTGCTCGTTGGCACGCTGGGTGAACGCGGCGGTTTCGGCGGCGTTTTCCGCGACGGTGTCGGCGGTGGAACTCATCTCGGTGATGGCGGTTACGGTCTGGTCGGTTTCCGAGGCGTGGCGCACCAGAATCTGGTTGGTCTGGGCCGATGTTTGCTGCAACTGTGCCAGGCTTGACGACATGGCGCCGGTGGCCAGGGTCACTTCACCGATCATGTTTTGCAGGTAGACGATAAAGCGGTTGACTGAATGGCCAATCGCGCCCAGCTCATCCTCGGCGCGGATGGTGATGCGCCGGGTCAGGTCGGCGTCGCCGTTGGACAGCGCGTCGATATTGGTCTTCAGCGCGGTCATCCGGTGTACCAACTGGCGGATGGCATACACCTGCAACAGCACCAACAGCAAAATCATCGGGATTTGCAGCATCGCCAGCGTGCCGAGCACGTCATCGCGCTGGGCGGTGATCAGCGAGGTCGGCAGCGCGGTCGCGAGGAACCACGGCGTGCCTTCGATCGGGCGCATGAAGAAGGTGCTGGCCACGCCCTGGTTGTCGAACTCACTGCGTTGCAGGCTTTGGTCGCGATGGGCCAGCCCGGCGCTGACCTGGGCGGCAAAGGCCGACGTGCCGGCCAGCTCGCTGATGTTCTTCAACACAATCGGGCCGCTGATGCGGGTGCTGTTGCTGATGATCTTGCCGTCGCCTTCGACGATCAGCATTTGCCCGCCAAGGTCTTTTTCCTTGCTGGCCACCAGGTCGTTGAAGAAACCCAGGGTCACGTCGATGGTGGCGACGCCGTAGGCCGCGCCGTCGCGCTGGATCGCCATGGCGCAGTTGGTGCGTGGCTCCTGGCTGGCGTCGTCCTTGTAGGCGGCGGCCCAGGCGCATTGGCCGCGGGGCGAGGCGAGGCCGCCCTTGTACCAGCTCTGGTCGTAGTAGTTGGGGGCTGCGTCACTGTTCCAGAAGGTATTCACTGCCAGCTTGCCCGAGGCATCGCGGTGCCAGAAGGTGCTGTGCTTGTTACGCCCCGGTGTGCGCTGGTTGGGCAGCGGCCAGATGCCGCCGCCGAACACTTTCAGTTCGCCGTACTGGTCCACCAGGCCTGGCAGCACCTTGTCGATGGCGTCGCTGTCGAGCAGGGGAATGGTTTGGGTGATGCTGCGTTGCTGGGCCTGCACCTTGTTCAGTTCGCCCTGGATCTGCCCGGCGACTTCGGCAATGCGATTGAGCACCACCTGCTCCTCGGTATGGCGCAGTGTGGGCGCCACCAACTGTCCGATGCCCACGACCGTCAAGACGAATAACAACAGGACGAACAGCACCAGAAACACGGTGTAACGGGCTTGGATAGAGCGCAATGAGGGCATGGGGTCGTCCTTACGAAGCGTTTATTATCGACGCGGCTTTGTTAGAGCTTCGACGGGCTATCGGCTTGGGAAGGACGAGCTTTAGGTACCATGGTGCAAGAAGTTGTGGGTGCGCCTATTTATCCAGCATCTGCATAACAGCTTCCGGATAACGCAGGCCTGCCGTCGCATTGGCCGGGAAGATCGCCTCCAGCGTCGCCAACTCGGCCGGGCTTAACTTGACCTCGAGTGCCGCGACGTTCTCTTCCAGGTACTTGCGTTGCTTGGTCCCCGGAATCGGGATCAAGTAATCGCCTTGCGCCAACACCCACGCCAACGCCAACTGCCCAGCCGTCACGCCCTTGTCGGCGGCCAGTGCCTGCACCTGTTCCACCAGCAACAGGTTCTTTGCAAAGTTCTCACCCTGAAAGCGCGGGCTGGACCGGCGGTAGTCATCCGCCGCGAAATCGTCCGGGCTTTTCAGTGCGCCGGTCAGGAAGCCCCGGCCCAGCGGGCTGTAAGGCACAAATGCAATGCCCAGGCGCTGGCAGGCCGCGAGGCAGCCGTTGTCTTCCTGGTCGCGGCTCCATAGCGAGTACTCGCTTTGCAGGGCGCTGATCGGATGCACCTTGTGCGCGCGCTCCAGCGTGGCGGCCGACGCTTCACTCAAGCCCAAGTAACGCACCTTGCCTTGCTTGACCAACTCGGCCATGGCGCCAACGGTTTCTTCGATTGCTACGTCAGGGTCGATACGGTGCTGGTAATACAGGTCCAGAGTTTCCACGCCGAGCCGCTGCAACGTGCCGTCGATGGACGCGCGGATGTACTCCGGCCGGCCATTTACCCCGCGTATCGTCGGGTTTGACGGGTCACGCACGATGCCGAATTTACTGGCAAGAAAGACCTGGTCGCGCTTGCCAACGATGGCTTTGCCGATCAGCTCTTCGTTGGTGTGGGGGCCGTACATGTCGGCGGTGTCCAGCAGGTTGATCCCCAGCTCCAGGGCACGGTGCAGGGTATTGATCGCTTCAGCGGTGTCGGTGCCGGTGGTGTAGAAATCGGTCATGCCCATGCAGCCGAGGCCGATGGCGGAAACCTGGGGGCCGTTTTTGCCGAGTTGACGTGTGTGCATGGGTCCAGCTCCTGTATGGGGAAGAGGTCCATTGTTATCCTCGACGAAACCTGGATAAACCGGCTAAAACCACTATCACTATTATGAAATTCTAAATAATCCATCAAGGAAGCCGGCCTGTGGACCGTTTTAACGCCATGCGTGTGTTCGTGCGGATCGTCGAACTGGGCGGTTTTGCCAAAGCGGCCGACAGCCTGCAACTGCCGCGTGCCTCGGTAACGATCCTGATCAAGCAGTTGGAGGCGCACCTGGGCGTGCAGTTGTTACAGCGCACCACGCGCCAGGTCAGCCCGACCCTGGACGGTTCGGCCTACTATCAGCGCTGCGTGAGACTGTTGGCCGACCTTGAAGAAACCGAGGCGGTGTTCTCCACCAGCCGACGCAACCCGCGCGGCACGTTGCGTATTGATATGCCGTCGGGCATCGGGCGTTTCCTGGTGATCCCGGCGCTGCCTGAGTTCACCATGCGCTACCCGCAGATCGACCTGGAAATCGGCCTCAACGACCGCCCGGTGGACCTGATCCGTGAAGGTGTGGATTGCGTGTTGCGCGGTGGCCTGGCGCTGGACGAGTCACTGGTGGCCAGGCCGCTGGCGTTGATGGATCAGGTGACCTGCGCCAGCCCCGGTTACCTGCAGCAGTTCGGCATGCCGTCGACGCTGGATGACCTGGCCGGCCATCAAGTGGTCGAATATTTCTCCAGCACCAGCGGTAAACGGTATGGCCTGGAATTCCAGATCGGCAAGGACATACGGTTGGTCGACCTGCCCAAGCAAGTGGCGGTCAATAGCGCGGACGGTTACCTGGCGGCCTGTGAAGCGGGTTATGGGTTGGTGCAAACGCCTTACTACCACGCTGTTCGCCAACTGGACGCGGGAACACTGGTGGAGGTGCTGGCAGACCTGCGACCGCCCGGGTTGCCACTGACCGCGCTGTACCCGCCACACCGCCAGCTGTCGCAACGGGTGCGGGTATTTGTCGATTGGCTGGTGGAGCTTTGCGCCCGGCCGGGCAACGGGTTGCAGCGTCAGCCCTGAGCCTTGCGATAGGCACCGGGCTGAAAGCCGGTGACTTTATGGAACGCCCGGGTAAACGCCGCCACCGATTGATACCCCACGGCGAGGGATACCTCCGCTACCGTCTGGTCTTGCTTGAACAATTGGCAGGCGTGGCGCACGCGCATCATCAGCAGCACTTGCCCTGGCGACTGGCCGCACAGTTCATTAAAGCGCTTGAAGAACGCCGAACGCGACAAGCCGGTGCAGGCGGCCATGCTTTGCAGGGTCCAGGGATCTGCCGGGTGTGCGATCAGTTGTTCCAGCAGGTTGGCAAATGCCGGTTGCCGAGCCAGCGCTGCGAGGCCGCCGAGGTCGGCGTTGTCCAGCACCTGCTGGCGCAGCACATACAGAAACAGCAAATGGCACAGGCGCTCCAGCAGCGCGGGCGAGGGCGCCGGTGTGCGCTCGCACTCCTGCAGGATCAATTCGAACAGGTTGCGCGCAGCGTTCAGCGAAGGGTCGCCGGCTCGCAGAATGATCCAGGCGGGCAGGGTGTCGACAATCATCGCCGACAGCCCGGACTGGAAACGAAAGAACCCGCATACCAGGCCCACGCCGTCATTCGCCTGGTTGTCCAGGGGCAGCATCGGCTTGCGCGGGCATTCCTGGGCGCCGGCGGCGGTGGCGTCGCCGGACAGGCGATAGGCCAGGTCGCGCAGCAGGAACACCGCATCGCCATTGTTCAGTGCATGGGGTGATGGATCGTCGTCAATGTGCAGCCAGCATTGCCCCTGCACCACCAGATGGAAACTCGCGCTGGCCAACCCGTGGGTGCTGGCGCGCCAGTCGCCACAATACCGCCCGACGTGGAACAGGCTGGTGTTGAGTTCGAGGCTATCTAATAACCAATCGACAAGGGAACTGGACGAATTCATCTAACGGAAAGACTCTAGAGCAAGTAATCGCTACTTTAGACTATTGAGCGGATTTTTTATAACCAACAGACTGGGTACACGAATCCATGAGGAGACCACTCCATGTCCCGCGTACCGATGCTAACCCTGCAAACCGCGCCTGAAGCGGCCAAGCCCTTTCTGGAAAATGCCCTGAAGGGTTCCGGGTTCATCCCCAACCTGTTGGCGGTGCTGGCCAATGCTCCGGCGGCACTGGAAACCTACATTACGGTGTCTGGCCTGAACGCCAAGGCTGACCTGAGCCTGGCCGACCGCGAAGTGGTGCAATTGATTGCGGCCACCAACCACGGTTGCGATTTCTGCGTCGCCGGGCACACTGCCGTAGCGCGCAACAAGGCCAAGCTGCCGGAAGACGTAATCGACGCCCTGCGCCAGCGCGGTGAATTGCCCAACGCGCGGTATGAGACACTCGCCGCGTTCACGCGCGAAGTGATCGCCACCCGGGGGGATGTCAGCGACGCCGGCTACACCGCGTTCCGAGAGGCCGGCTACACCGACGGTCACGCGCTGGAGGTTATCCTGGGCGTGAGCCTGGCCACCCTGTGCAACTTCGCCAACGTGTTTGCCCGCACCCCGTTGAACCCGGAGCTGGCGCAATACCGTTGGGAAAAACCGGCAAGCTGAAGGCGCGCAAGCGTTCGCGATGGTCAACAGGCTGTAACAAGGAGAAACATGAATGCTTGACCCAATCTTGAGCCGCTGGCTCGATGTTCAAGCGCAGGCCCTGGATGTGGGCAGTTGCGATCCACAGGAAGTGCTGCCACGGCTGGCAGAGGCCAATGTATTACGTATCGGTGTGCCCAAGGACCTCGGTGGCCTGGGCGGCGATGTGACCGGTGCGGTGGAAGCCATCGCTGACGTGGCCAGCCATTCCCTGGCCTCGGCGTTTGTGTGCTGGGGCCAACGTTCGTTTATCGAGTACCTGTTGCAAAGCCCCAACCAGCGTTTGCGCGAACAACTGCTGCCGGACTTGCTGAATGGCAAGCTGGCCGGAGCGACTGGGCTGTCCAATGCGATGAAGTTTTTGTCGGGGATCGAGTCGCTGCAAATCAGCGCCGAGCCGACCGATGACGGCTGGAACCTCAATGGCCGCCTGCACTGGGTGACCAACCTGCGCAAGAACGGGTTTGTGGTGGCAGCCGCCATCGAGCATGTCGCGGGCGACGCGCCGTTTATTTTGGCGATTCCCGACTCTGTGAGCGGCCTGCAACGTTCCCGTGACCTGGAGCTGTTGGGCCTGCAATCGAGCAACACCGCGGCCCTGGGCTTTGAAGCGGTGGAACTGAGCCGCGACTGGCTGCTGCATGAGGATGCGCGCAAGTTCCTGCCGGCCGTACGTCCGGCGTTTCTCGGTTTGCAGTGCGGCATGTCCATCGGCCTCGCCCGGCGTTCGCTGGCCGAGGTGGCCAACCACCTGGGCTCCAGCCGCACCGTGTTACGTGAAGAGTTGGAAGTGTTGCGTATGTCGCTTGAACAGGCGGTGAACGACCTCAAGAAAGGCCTGCTGTCCGGGCGCTTCGGCACCGAACCGGTGCCGCTGTTTCGCTTGCGCATCGCACTGGCGGAAATCGCCGCCAGCGCGGTGCAGCTTGAACTGCAAGCGAGCGGCGGCAAGGCTTACCTGACCGCCCATGGCAGCGGCTTTGCGCGGCGCTGGCGCGAGTCGGCGTTTGTGCCCATCGTCACGCCGAGCCTGGTGCAGTTGCGCACCGAGCTGAACCGTCAGGCCAATCTATGAGCCAGGCGGTATTGCACGCCCAGGGAATTTGCCTGGGCTACGCGGGCCATTCGGTGCTGGAAGGCTTTGACCTGCAACTGCAACCCGGCGAAGTGGTGTCTATCCTGGGCCCCAGCGGCGT
This genomic window from Pseudomonas sp. Bout1 contains:
- a CDS encoding methyl-accepting chemotaxis protein yields the protein MPSLRSIQARYTVFLVLFVLLLFVLTVVGIGQLVAPTLRHTEEQVVLNRIAEVAGQIQGELNKVQAQQRSITQTIPLLDSDAIDKVLPGLVDQYGELKVFGGGIWPLPNQRTPGRNKHSTFWHRDASGKLAVNTFWNSDAAPNYYDQSWYKGGLASPRGQCAWAAAYKDDASQEPRTNCAMAIQRDGAAYGVATIDVTLGFFNDLVASKEKDLGGQMLIVEGDGKIISNSTRISGPIVLKNISELAGTSAFAAQVSAGLAHRDQSLQRSEFDNQGVASTFFMRPIEGTPWFLATALPTSLITAQRDDVLGTLAMLQIPMILLLVLLQVYAIRQLVHRMTALKTNIDALSNGDADLTRRITIRAEDELGAIGHSVNRFIVYLQNMIGEVTLATGAMSSSLAQLQQTSAQTNQILVRHASETDQTVTAITEMSSTADTVAENAAETAAFTQRANEHADRSRVVVGEASRSVSALIGEVSSATHTVENMRQDAARITETLGVIGAIAGQTNLLALNAAIEAARAGEQGRGFAVVADEVRALAARTQASTSQINEMLARLTTGVSSSVTAMEATQASCQSAADATARVNTGLDEMAGSVSHINNLSTQIATAAEQQSAVTEEINRSMVHIRHMVEELVQSGHATEHNTQSLLDANGRVIALMGRFKVR
- a CDS encoding carboxymuconolactone decarboxylase family protein; translated protein: MSRVPMLTLQTAPEAAKPFLENALKGSGFIPNLLAVLANAPAALETYITVSGLNAKADLSLADREVVQLIAATNHGCDFCVAGHTAVARNKAKLPEDVIDALRQRGELPNARYETLAAFTREVIATRGDVSDAGYTAFREAGYTDGHALEVILGVSLATLCNFANVFARTPLNPELAQYRWEKPAS
- a CDS encoding LysR family transcriptional regulator — translated: MDRFNAMRVFVRIVELGGFAKAADSLQLPRASVTILIKQLEAHLGVQLLQRTTRQVSPTLDGSAYYQRCVRLLADLEETEAVFSTSRRNPRGTLRIDMPSGIGRFLVIPALPEFTMRYPQIDLEIGLNDRPVDLIREGVDCVLRGGLALDESLVARPLALMDQVTCASPGYLQQFGMPSTLDDLAGHQVVEYFSSTSGKRYGLEFQIGKDIRLVDLPKQVAVNSADGYLAACEAGYGLVQTPYYHAVRQLDAGTLVEVLADLRPPGLPLTALYPPHRQLSQRVRVFVDWLVELCARPGNGLQRQP
- a CDS encoding SRPBCC family protein, whose product is MHAVEHPIRTQHICQERYIQASIESVYDYVTQPDRWHEWHPTSLGADTGITGSLPSGHRFTETIDLLGVRVPMSYRVQVALRPREFKTAFTSLAVDGCIHYLLQAKGSGTLFKRILTYETELQLTTLHERMIELSNQALDQLKQRLESPPA
- a CDS encoding aldo/keto reductase: MHTRQLGKNGPQVSAIGLGCMGMTDFYTTGTDTAEAINTLHRALELGINLLDTADMYGPHTNEELIGKAIVGKRDQVFLASKFGIVRDPSNPTIRGVNGRPEYIRASIDGTLQRLGVETLDLYYQHRIDPDVAIEETVGAMAELVKQGKVRYLGLSEASAATLERAHKVHPISALQSEYSLWSRDQEDNGCLAACQRLGIAFVPYSPLGRGFLTGALKSPDDFAADDYRRSSPRFQGENFAKNLLLVEQVQALAADKGVTAGQLALAWVLAQGDYLIPIPGTKQRKYLEENVAALEVKLSPAELATLEAIFPANATAGLRYPEAVMQMLDK
- a CDS encoding acyl-CoA dehydrogenase family protein, which codes for MLDPILSRWLDVQAQALDVGSCDPQEVLPRLAEANVLRIGVPKDLGGLGGDVTGAVEAIADVASHSLASAFVCWGQRSFIEYLLQSPNQRLREQLLPDLLNGKLAGATGLSNAMKFLSGIESLQISAEPTDDGWNLNGRLHWVTNLRKNGFVVAAAIEHVAGDAPFILAIPDSVSGLQRSRDLELLGLQSSNTAALGFEAVELSRDWLLHEDARKFLPAVRPAFLGLQCGMSIGLARRSLAEVANHLGSSRTVLREELEVLRMSLEQAVNDLKKGLLSGRFGTEPVPLFRLRIALAEIAASAVQLELQASGGKAYLTAHGSGFARRWRESAFVPIVTPSLVQLRTELNRQANL
- a CDS encoding AraC family transcriptional regulator, which translates into the protein MNSSSSLVDWLLDSLELNTSLFHVGRYCGDWRASTHGLASASFHLVVQGQCWLHIDDDPSPHALNNGDAVFLLRDLAYRLSGDATAAGAQECPRKPMLPLDNQANDGVGLVCGFFRFQSGLSAMIVDTLPAWIILRAGDPSLNAARNLFELILQECERTPAPSPALLERLCHLLFLYVLRQQVLDNADLGGLAALARQPAFANLLEQLIAHPADPWTLQSMAACTGLSRSAFFKRFNELCGQSPGQVLLMMRVRHACQLFKQDQTVAEVSLAVGYQSVAAFTRAFHKVTGFQPGAYRKAQG